The window AGTGTGTTATCAGGACAATAAGATTGTCCTGATGTTGGAGCACTTGTTCCTGATTCAGACATACCAGCACCGTCTAAACCAGCACTGTGACAACTTCTTGGTAAACTTGAATATCctgtttaaatttacaataatgcaaaatcaattaaaaaaataaataaatatcaaattgaatattaaaataatattaattatataaattttaattatcaattattaatttagctTACTAATTTCAATGAGATCTTGACTTGGTGTACTTGGTGTTGCTGGTACACTGCTTGCTTTTCTACGTAATCCACTTGTTTGACACCGTTGAACTGGTGTATCACTTTTACTACGTAATGATGATCCCTCACCTGAACTTAAAGATGCTGCATTTTCTTCCAACACTTCTCTTTCTGTTCTGCctgtatatttaaatgttgttccccatgaaaatattgaaccACCACTCACTACTGGTGCATCAGCGGCTTTggcaaactaaaaaatatataatatatttacagttaaaaaaacacacacaccGACAAGTAGTAAATGAAAtttccttatataaaaaataaaaaaaataattatacattttttatttaataaatttctttatttataaaaaattatagacaTTTTATTTcctcaatttttatcatttcttttttactctttAAGTCTGAAATattgtaattgatttaaaaattaaatttaacaagtactaaaaacttttaaaactaaaactacttaaaaaaatttttttaatttaaaattttatatttttaaatgaataaattaatttaaaatatttaataatatacaaataagttgtttaattataaactatattttataaaaaatttctattatttatataaattaattattaacaggGATATGACATTTGGGATATTTACTTACGTGAAAAAAAGCATTTGTTCAATAGCACATCTCCATACATGCCGACGATTTGAACCAGTAGGACACTTAAATCCAACAGTATGTTTTTTCTGTAAacgtattattaaaaataaaacaaaaaaaaaaaaacaacttgtttatcactaatattataatttttctattaaattctacatctaataatttttttaaattatattttcatttatttcctACAGATAATTCTAGCTTAGCATAAGACTACGTAAGAATTACGActcgttattttttatcatataactcaaggaaatattatcaaaatagatgaaaaaaaaaaaaattttaaatacattttctcaaagataataataacaattaatagaaaaattaaatttacactaTTCTGTATATACTTTTGTTGATTGAGTACAACTCAAGTATCTCGATGTGCTCAGTAGAGCAACGAGATATGGACTGTGATCTtcacaattaaaatgaaaaaaataaaaaaaatagataaataaataaaatagatagaacaattttttaaattcacgtACTCACCTTCGTCCTCAAGTCCTGAGTGAATGTGCAATTCCAAGTGcagcagaataaaaaaaagtaagtaaaaaaaaaaaaaaaattttataaagtaagAAGCAACTAGGTAACTGGATTATTCCATTTGGTGGGGGACAAGTTGCTGTGTAATCGTATCAGGGGTATTGGACAACtctactttattattattattttttttttttttactcattttataatcatttttttttttttcttcctcaaTGTTCACATTATAAAACGAATGTAAGGCTTGGTTAATGAAAAGCCACACAACCCCTTGGGATTGCTGTCAAGGTCATTtgttaatgtaattttttttttccctctatttagtgtgtatataaaaaatacatagcttgtttttttttttattgttgttttatttatttacttatttattttagttttgctctagtttaaaaaaatttaaaaggctttatcataattatgtaaatatatagattaaaaatataataatattttttttttttaattgtttatattttacctCAGTTATAGTTAAATgtacaataaacatttttccttcgtaattaattttttgtacttCAGACCAACgaaaatgatttgttttttttgatccTTGAAATGTTAATATTCCATGATGATTTATTCCTAGATATAATTGTGTTCCTTTGTGATCCtgacaagtaaaataaaaagcaaaataattataatgaattaaattcaacCAGGTTGAACCAAGCTCAGGTATTTATTTatggaatttaaatatttcatttataaattgattcaaCTTGTTGTTGGTGCAACCAGGTTTACATatgatgtaaaataaaaagaaaaaaaaccttgaCAGGATGAGGATCAACCGCATAAGTATCAAGTTGTGCAGCAATACGAAGAAAATGTATTTCAGCTTGTTCAGCAGTGAAACCTTTGAGCTGTGTTTGATGAAGTTCCATGGCTTTTTCTTCAATTGTATCAGTCTGTTTTAATAGTATCTTTAGCTCTGATATATAATTACCCATATGTATCTCTGGATCATACTCTCCTAATTCatctaattttatcatttaaatttcaacaaaaaaaaaattttattttatatctaaatatcattttatttatattcaaataaatatacatatttatttttcttactgTGAAGTATACAAGCTGCTAGTAATGCTGCTTCACCTGGACTACAATAAAGTCTACCATGTAATAGATCTCTTTTTAACTGTTGATAAATCTGATATCGTGTTATTTCTTCTCTCAACCTCAAGGGATCAGGAGGATAAAATTTGACACGAAAGGTAAATAGTATTGGATCCATAtctacaataaaatcaaatacaaaaatatatatatataaaataaataaaaacaacatttccaaattttcttttatataaattgtgttcataaaaaaaaaaaaggaaatacaaacaaataatcaataacaatattattgactgatatttgttttattttttaatttaattaaattataataatttttttctcgtttaaattaatttcgaaagaaaaattcattaactttttatagacataaaattgaattcccccttttatttttaatttgaaaaaatataacttaatATGGAGATTATCTGAGAATGGTATTGCTTGGTAAATAgtatctataaataaataaataataatattaaaaaagcataaaaaataaatgaaataaaaaaactacataaaccgaaaaaatataaattttttattataaatttttgtaaaaaaaaaaaagtaaaatatatagaaaaaaagtaaaactgTATTAATCTATATTAatcagaataaaaaatcaaaattatactgaaacatataaaatagggttatttttattttatttttttataaatccataattatttatatcgagTTGGTCAATGAATGGAAGGGTGAAAAATGAGGTCATCGATAGAAACTATAGATAGACTatagactaaaaaaaaaatcggtaaaattatttttttgttcttttagtatttttgaaatattaatgtagTAATGAAATTGAGTGTCATTAGtatttgtgtatataataaaagaaaataatttttttttaattaaaaaataagaatagattttaaattcattgatttaccttttatttgtttaattgctGTTTTTGCTAGGTCCAACCAGTGCTAAGAAAACAAGAGGAATATTGTTAACTAAAAGATCATAGTTAAATTTTGAAGAGAGATTCGAATTGATACGAAAAAtagtttgtaattttaatgagtgacttttgtattgttttaattaaaatttcgaatggttttttaattaagacTTACACGCTGCCTGCAGTGGTCGACATAACGAAGCCCAAAGTAATCTGTCTCGATGATGTTAAGTTGTTTACATACATACTCAAGTATGTAACGTCCTTTATGTTGAGgctgaaaaaaagaaatttaaaaaacattattcaaaAACTGTTGAATAAActaatgtaaaaaaatcttgtttttCTACAAGACTTTATACAAAGTCAAgtaaacatataaaatatcttgataaacttttttttatttcaatttttatttgttttattttctttacttttagttttttttattcgactTTTTaacaaatgtatatttatttgggCTAATTATATAACtttcatttacaaattaaattttcataataaaagacaattttatatttcaataatggctaattttttgttgctattcttcaagtaaaattattaaaattaatcacacAAATAAGTTAACATTTTAATTGactcattgaaaaaaaaatcagtcaaaaaAGTTCATTTTCGAACATAGGacgaattatttaatttacgcatacataattttttttttatcaaagttcTTTtgctaaaatttttcaattaattttaatattttttttgtttcttatcgataaaatacaaatatacacttgaattaataatctatatatagacgttgtaaatttaacaagtaaaaaaaaaatcaatcaatttaaatgCGAGCGTTAAACAATACACGCAGgtgaacaacaaaaatatatacatgcgAGGCCAAGGTGACTTAAAGACATAAGTATATATCTCACTATGTTTATACACACTTGAAATAATcaacatatatttaaagaaaatatttaacaattcaaCAAAACATTTATCTAgctatacataaatatatatatcgacaAAAAGCGGAAAAGATGGCTCACTTATGTCCTCatgagaaaattatatttaacataatCTATACATACATGATTTAAGTTCTCACATTTGAATGTCAAATGTACAACTATAGAATAATagtcatcaacatcatcatgaatatgtatataatatttttaaaaataatatagaccTTGATTTTACACTattgtcattaaatttatagtcaaaattttaatgaaattcattttttttttttcaaatttctttttaacttttatgatgaattaaattaatcaaggtagtttataaatttaaaagtaaatatacagttaattattattatgcttttgtcaacgttttttttttaattctggatataatttattgttaaagttTTAAACTAGCCTAGCTTAATTGACTTCCACTTTGAGATATACACTAGACAATGAGCAAATACTCTTCGAAATTTTATCTAGTtattacttttctttttatttttttttaaaaaatgtaaattagatttttatgtagattatatactatatacttttatttcttttatgaaatagttatttattttctttttcgaaATATATTGGTATCGATTTTAA is drawn from Aphidius gifuensis isolate YNYX2018 linkage group LG3, ASM1490517v1, whole genome shotgun sequence and contains these coding sequences:
- the LOC122852664 gene encoding LOW QUALITY PROTEIN: FERM domain-containing protein 5 (The sequence of the model RefSeq protein was modified relative to this genomic sequence to represent the inferred CDS: substituted 1 base at 1 genomic stop codon), yielding MRNEDQGDDNNFRSEMLKFGSKNDITVVHRATIRLLDDSEIIHCDFQPQHKGRYILEYVCKQLNIIETDYFGLRYVDHCRQRHWLDLAKTAIKQIKDMDPILFTFRVKFYPPDPLRLREEITRYQIYQQLKRDLLHGRLYCSPGEAALLAACILHNELGEYDPEIHMGNYISELKILLKQTDTIEEKAMELHQTQLKGFTAEQAEIHFLRIAAQLDTYAVDPHPVKDHKGTQLYLGINHHGILTFQGSKKTNHFRWSEVQKINYEGKMFIVHLTITEDLRTKKKHTVGFKCPTGSNRRHVWRCAIEQMLFFTXFAKAADAPVVSGGSIFSWGTTFKYTGRTEREVLEENAASLSSGEGSSLRSKSDTPVQRCQTSGLRRKASSVPATPSTPSQDLIEIRYSSLPRSCHSAGLDGAGMSESGTSAPTSGQSYCPDNTLPSLETVSEDQEIYAKRNNG